Genomic DNA from Paenibacillus borealis:
AAAAATCCAGGATATGTAATAAGCGGCTAAGGACAGCCCTGCTAATCTGAGATAAATGCTGCTGTTAGTTCCATCTCTTTTATTGATCAGAACAACCATCAGAATAACGGTTACCACTCCGAACAAGCCCTCGATAATATTCAGTACAGGATAGGCAGAGCTATTTCTTGTAAGCACATTGTTTGCCGGAGGCACCAGCATCCAGATTAAATTCGGAAGCAGCTGTAATGCGTATAACAATACACCCCTAAACGAAAATTGAAATCTGCAACTCATAAAGTCCCCTCCAAATATTTTAATGGATACAATATACAGCAGGTTGAATTAAACCTAATCGGTCTCCGGACGGGTTATTCAAAGCAGGTTCAGAATTCTAAATTGACGGCCGTTTATTAAAATACGTATAATCAATTTCAGAAGATACTTCTTCAAATTTGAAATACCCGCATTCATCAATCGGGATCCGGGCAGTAATATTCGTATTATGAAGAACTTTAAGTTTGCCGCAAGACGCTGTAGAATGAATTACAACTAAAAAACCACCAAACCTTAGAGGAGGCAGCACGCTCATGAGTCAGGTCACAGAAATACTGAAATTTAACAAGCATTTTGTTGAGGAAAAAGAATACGAAGCCTATCTGACCAGCCGCTTTCCGGATAAAAAAATGCTGATCATCACCTGCATGGATACCCGGTTGGTTGAGCTTCTGCCCAAAGCGATGAATTTCAAGAACGGCGATGTCAAAATCATTAAAAATGCCGGGGCCGTCATCTCCCAGCCGTTCGGTAGCGTAATGCGCAGCGTCATGGTTGCGCTGTATGAGCTGGATGCGGATGAAGTTATCGTCGTCGGGCATTATGAATGCGGCATGGCCTCCCTGAATGCGGACCGGATGATCAATTCCATCAAGGAACGCGGTGTCTCTGAGCAGGTGCTCGACACTTTGGAGAATTCGGGAATTAAGCTGACCAAATGGCTGCGCGGGTTTGACAATGTGGAGGAAGGGGTAATTCAGACTGTGGAGCTGATCAAGCGCCATCCCTTACTCCCCCCAAACGTACCTATTCACGGCATGATCATCGATCCGGCAACCGGAGCGCTTGAGCTTGTCTCGGATGGATACGCGGAGCATAAGGCAACTCTCTGAAACTGCTGTTTGCGTGGATCCCGGATCCACGCACTTTTTTTGCCCGCAGGAATCTTGAAGCCAGTTAACATTTCTATTTGTGATTATTAAAAATTGAAACCTCCCGATGGTAACCTGCGTATTACCGGGCAGACACACAGAAACTACTGTGAACAAGACGGATGCTAATTCTTCAAAGGCTGGTTTTGTCCGCTGCAGATTCTGGAATGTCTGTATTTACCAAACTTCCGGGAGGTTCTCGTACTAAATGAAATCAATGAAACGTGTAATGATGATCGTCATGGCCTTCACCCTGTTCTTTGCCGTAACAGTTCCTGACTTTGCAGATGCACGCCGTGGCGGCGGCTTCAAATCAGGTAGCCGGGGCTTCACCACTACTCCGAAGAAATCAACAACAAATAATGTGAAACAAAGTGATAGCACCAAAGGTACTACAGCCGGAAGCACAACGAATGCAAACCGCGGATTCTTCAGCGGAGGCAGTCTGATGAAAGGCCTGATGATCGGCGGTATCGCCGGCTTCCTCTTCGGCGGAATGTTCTCCGGCATGGGCGCTTTCGGCAATATTATCGGCCTCTTTATTAATATGCTGGCCATTTATCTTGTCGTTATGATGATCATGACCTTCTTCCGCCGCAGACAGGAACGCCGCAGAATGCAGGAAAGAGACGGACGTTACTAATGAGTGTTACCGTACTCAGTATGGACGAGATTATCAATGCAATCTGCCTGCATATGGCTGAACGCAAAGCTGTACGGGTGGAGGAAGTCCGGGTGGAACTTAGCTGGGACGAAGACACCGGCTATACCGCAGAGGTCTGGGTCCAGGGCCGCAGCCAGTTCCTGGTCGAATCCAATTTGATTGAATCGATTCTGCGTTATCTGCACAGCGAATACGGCATCCGAGCTTACCGTGAAAATGTACGCCTTGAGCTGGATGAAGAAATCACTGCTGTTGTCACTATGTAAAATTAATACACCGTCCGCTGATCCATTCAGCGGGCGGTTTTTTTGTGCTTGTGGGTTGGGGTTGGGGTTGGGGTTGGAGCTAAGTGGAAAAACAGCATCTATTACAGGAGAAGTCTTTATCATCGCCGGAATAGTTGGATAAACAACACTTAATGATCTGCAAAATCGTAAATAACGGAATATGTGTTGAATTAAGTGCCTTATTTCCATCTACTGTCTGCAAAAAGCATGAAACGTGAGCAATAAGTGCTTTATATCCAACTATCTTCGCCTTTCATTTTTCTTTCAGGAACAACTGGTATATTATCTCAGAACATTTGCTTGCCGGAGAAGTCACAGCTTCTGAAGCGGGTTATGTAAGAAGCTTGACGGCATTGCAGAAGCTCACAAACTGAGAGTTTATAGCCCTGATGCAGCAGTGTACGAATACATACGTTCAGGCTTAGGCTCACATCATGTTTAGGAGGACCAGAGATCATGTCGAGATTAACCAAATGCCT
This window encodes:
- a CDS encoding beta-class carbonic anhydrase, whose amino-acid sequence is MSQVTEILKFNKHFVEEKEYEAYLTSRFPDKKMLIITCMDTRLVELLPKAMNFKNGDVKIIKNAGAVISQPFGSVMRSVMVALYELDADEVIVVGHYECGMASLNADRMINSIKERGVSEQVLDTLENSGIKLTKWLRGFDNVEEGVIQTVELIKRHPLLPPNVPIHGMIIDPATGALELVSDGYAEHKATL
- a CDS encoding membrane protein — its product is MKRVMMIVMAFTLFFAVTVPDFADARRGGGFKSGSRGFTTTPKKSTTNNVKQSDSTKGTTAGSTTNANRGFFSGGSLMKGLMIGGIAGFLFGGMFSGMGAFGNIIGLFINMLAIYLVVMMIMTFFRRRQERRRMQERDGRY
- a CDS encoding YxcD family protein yields the protein MSVTVLSMDEIINAICLHMAERKAVRVEEVRVELSWDEDTGYTAEVWVQGRSQFLVESNLIESILRYLHSEYGIRAYRENVRLELDEEITAVVTM